Proteins found in one Scomber scombrus chromosome 15, fScoSco1.1, whole genome shotgun sequence genomic segment:
- the rxfp3 gene encoding relaxin-3 receptor 1 — translation MSGELTDTYYEGSARIVSAESLNFSCIFSTNNRSYGDDFQLSDFDKTDFVGDGAAVVRIIISVIYSLVCALGLVGNVLVLYLMKSKQVWKKSSINLFVTSLAVTDFQFVLTLPFWAVENALDFTWLFGKAMCKIVSYVTAMNMYASVFFLTAMSVARYWSLASALKGRRRRPLSCSARCVTVFIWFAAVSAALPHAVFSTTVTVSNEDLCLVKFPESNGTAQFWLGLYHSQKVLLGFVVPLGIISACYLLLLRFITSKNINTSSAKRRAKVTKSVTIVVLSFFLCWLPNQALTAWGILIKLNVVHFSYEYYTTQVYVFPVSVCLAHSNSCLNPILYCLMRREFRKALKKLFWRMTSPTMTIIRPITASTKPEIDGQGRVLVPVSAPVAPAVVFYPPGAVM, via the coding sequence atgtctGGAGAATTGACCGACACTTATTACGAAGGATCAGCAAGGATTGTCTCTGCTGAATCCTTAAACTTCAGCTGCATTTTCAGCACGAACAACCGCTCATACGGCGATGACTTCCAACTGTCAGATTTTGACAAAACTGATTTTGTGGGAGATGGCGCTGCTGTCGTGAGGATTATCATCTCTGTCATTTACTCTCTGGTTTGTGCGCTCGGTTTGGTTGGGAACGTATTGGTCCTGTACCTCATGAAGTCTAAACAAGTGTGGAAAAAATCCTCCATCAATCTTTTCGTAACTAGTTTGGCAGTGACTGACTTCCAGTTCGTCCTGACTCTGCCGTTCTGGGCGGTGGAAAACGCGCTGGACTTCACTTGGCTTTTCGGCAAAGCCATGTGCAAGATAGTCTCCTATGTGACGGCTATGAACATGTACGccagtgtgttttttctgaCTGCAATGAGCGTGGCGAGGTACTGGTCCCTCGCCTCTGCGCTGAAGGGCAGACGACGGCGGCCACTGAGCTGCTCTGCCCGGTGCGTAACCGTCTTCATCTGGTTTGCAGCTGTCTCCGCTGCGCTGCCACACGCAGTTTTCTCCACTACGGTCACAGTTTCCAATGAGGACCTATGCCTCGTCAAATTCCCGGAGAGCAACGGAACCGCGCAATTTTGGTTGGGGCTTTATCACTCTCAGAAAGTGCTGCTGGGTTTTGTGGTCCCGCTTGGAATCATATCAGCCTGCTATCTGCTCCTACTGCGCTTCATTACCTCCAAAAACATCAACACCTCCAGCGCCAAAAGACGCGCTAAGGTCACCAAGTCTGTCACCATCGTGGTCTTATCATTTTTCCTCTGCTGGCTGCCCAACCAGGCGCTGACAGCCTGGGGCATACTTATCAAACTCAACGTGGTTCATTTCAGTTACGAGTACTACACCACGCAGGTGTACGTCTTCCCCGTGTCCGTGTGCCTGGCGCACTCCAACAGCTGCCTGAACCCCATCCTGTACTGCCTGATGAGGCGGGAGTTCAGGAAAGCGCTGAAAAAACTATTCTGGCGCATGACTTCGCCGACCATGACCATCATAAGGCCGATCACAGCCAGCACAAAACCAGAGATTGACGGGCAAGGGCGCGTCCTGGTCCCTGTCAGCGCCCCCGTGGCGCCCGCTGTGGTGTTTTATCCACCGGGGGCAGTAATGTAG
- the slc45a2 gene encoding membrane-associated transporter protein, with protein sequence MTLLSEDQSVRPQPCRLPEPGKHISSSLHQYSTDYTSPKEDYMDSVESAVFGAVEPPRRSRGRLILHGLVMFGREFCYAVEAAFVTPVLLSVGLPRSMYSLVWLISPILGFLLQPIIGSASDFCRSSWGRRRPYILALGIIMLVGLTLFLNGDAVVSALVSDRSLKSIWAIVVVMVGVVLFDFAADFIDGPIKAYLFDVCSHQDKERGLHYHALLTGPEEDDIQVNDENYHQHAAPLPLPVYQSPIGMDSFPLQYAVLHRFHGTDRIQGKSLCRSQLNSLCHI encoded by the exons ATGACCCTTTTATCAGAGGACCAGTCAGTCAGGCCCCAACCCTGCCGGCTCCCAGAGCCTGGCAAACACATCAGCAGTTCTTTGCACCAGTACTCAACAGACTACACTAGCCCAAAAGAGGACTACATGGACAGTGTGGAGAGCGCTGTTTTTGGAGCCGTGGAGCCCCCCAGGCGCTCACGAGGCCGCCTTATCCTCCATGGCTTGGTCATGTTTGGAAGGGAATTCTGCTATGCTGTGGAGGCAGCATTCGTCACACCGGTGCTTCTGAGTGTGGGCCTGCCCCGCAGCATGTACAGCTTGGTGTGGTTAATCAGCCCCATCTTGGGCTTCCTGCTTCAGCCCATCATCGGCTCGGCCAGCGACTTCTGCCGATCGTCATGGGGCCGGCGGAGGCCTTACATCCTGGCCCTGGGCATCATCATGCTCGTGGGGCTCACCCTGTTCCTCAATGGGGATGCTGTCGTCTCAG cTCTTGTCAGTGACAGGTCATTGAAGAGTATATGGGCCATAGTGGTGGTGATGGTCGGAGTCGTACTGTTTGACTTTGCTGCAGACTTCATCGACGGGCCCATCAAGGCTTACCTTTTTGATGTGTGTTCGCATCAAGACAAGGAAAGAGGACTGCACTACCATGCTCTACTCACAG GCCCAGAAGAGGATGACATTCAGGTCAATGATGAAAACTATCATCAACATGCCGCACCACTACCGCTGCCTGTGTATCAGTCACCTATTGGGATGGACAGCTTTCCTCTGCAATATGCTGTTCTTCACCGATTTCATGGGACAG ATCGTATACAGGGGAAATCCTTATGCCGATCACAACTCAACAGCCTATGCCACATATGA